The sequence CCGGTAATCATCAGACAAGGTATAGGAATTATTGAATAAATGATTGTTTAATCCGTTACCAGTAGTTTTATCTTTTTTTATAATACTCAGCCAACAGAATTTTTGCTGCCGTAAATGAACTGATCTTTTCATCCAGCACATCTTTTTCAAATTGAGAAAGTTTATGTGCCAGATGGGGCTGGTTATAAAAATTCTCTTTCAGGCTTTCTTCAATGGTCTGATACATCCAGTATTTTGATTGTATCTTTCTTCTGTTTTCAAAATAATTATTCTTCTTTGTAAAAGCATGGTACTCTTCAATAGTATGCCATATTTCCTCTATACCCGTATCGGTTTTGGCGGAACAGGTAAGTACTTTTGATGTCCATCCCGATTCATTGGGAGGGAACAAATGAATGGCATTCTGATATTCAACCCTGGCCAATTCTGCTTTCTGGATATTGGATTTATCGGCTTTAGTAATGGCTATGGCATCGGCCATCTCCATGATGCCTCGTTTTATGCCCTGAAGTTCGTCACCGGCACCGGCAAGCATCAGCAAGAGGAAAAAATCGACCATGGAATGGACAGCGGTTTCCGACTGCCCAACACCGACTGTTTCCACAAATATCGTATCAAAACCTGCAGCCTCGCAAAGAATGATGGTCTCACGGGTTTTCCTGGCCACTCCGCCTAAGGAACCGGCAGAAGGGGAAGGACGGATATAGGCATTCGGCTCCGTCGATAATCTCTCCATCCTGGTCTTATCCCCTAAAATACTTCCCTTGGATAACTCACTACTCGGGTCAATGGCCAAAACCGCAAGTTTCCTGTTTTTCCGGATCAGATCCATTCCCAATGCTTCGATAAATGTACTTTTACCTACACCCGGGACCCCGGTGATCCCTATCCTGATAGATTTTGAAGCAT comes from Bacteroidota bacterium and encodes:
- the meaB gene encoding methylmalonyl Co-A mutase-associated GTPase MeaB, with protein sequence MDDTSQNKSALKVNRGIKQPPIVSEDAIKRFFKKKRKQKISIDEYVEGILSGNRTILSQSITLIESSLPAHKEIAEKLIERCLPYASKSIRIGITGVPGVGKSTFIEALGMDLIRKNRKLAVLAIDPSSELSKGSILGDKTRMERLSTEPNAYIRPSPSAGSLGGVARKTRETIILCEAAGFDTIFVETVGVGQSETAVHSMVDFFLLLMLAGAGDELQGIKRGIMEMADAIAITKADKSNIQKAELARVEYQNAIHLFPPNESGWTSKVLTCSAKTDTGIEEIWHTIEEYHAFTKKNNYFENRRKIQSKYWMYQTIEESLKENFYNQPHLAHKLSQFEKDVLDEKISSFTAAKILLAEYYKKR